One Methylobacterium sp. 77 DNA window includes the following coding sequences:
- the fumC gene encoding class II fumarate hydratase, whose amino-acid sequence MSPLESPTDTSATRTESDTFGPIEVPAHRYWGAQTQRSIQNFKIGTEKMPAPLVHALGMVKQAAALVNQDLGALDPKVAQAVAASAAEVVSGEHDQEFPLVVWQTGSGTQSNMNANEVIASLANELLGGKRGGKSPVHPNDHVNRGQSSNDVFPTAMHIAVSREINDLLLPSLEHLHDALQAKSEAFSDIVKIGRTHLQDATPVSLGQEFSGYVAQIALGTERVKATLPGVLALAQGGTAVGTGLNAHPDFAEKFAAKVAELTGLPFTSAANKFEALATHDALVFTQGSLSALAAGLFKIAQDIRLLASGPRSGLGELSLPENEPGSSIMPGKVNPTQCEALTMVCAQVIGNGTTVSFAGSQGNFELNVFKPVIANAVLQSIRLIADAAVSFADNCVVGIKANEDRIADLMSRSLMLVTALAPSIGYDKAAEIAKTAHKRGTTLKEEALRLGYVTEEEFDRVVRPETMLAPSVD is encoded by the coding sequence ATGTCGCCGCTCGAAAGCCCCACCGATACGTCCGCCACCCGGACCGAGTCCGACACGTTCGGCCCGATCGAGGTTCCGGCCCATCGCTACTGGGGTGCGCAGACCCAGCGCTCGATCCAGAACTTCAAGATCGGCACCGAGAAGATGCCGGCCCCCCTCGTCCACGCGCTGGGCATGGTCAAGCAGGCCGCCGCCCTGGTGAACCAGGATCTTGGCGCCCTCGACCCAAAGGTGGCCCAGGCCGTCGCCGCCTCCGCCGCCGAGGTGGTCTCCGGCGAGCACGACCAGGAATTCCCCCTGGTGGTCTGGCAGACGGGCTCGGGCACCCAGTCGAACATGAATGCCAACGAGGTCATCGCCAGCCTCGCCAACGAACTGCTCGGCGGCAAGCGCGGCGGCAAGTCGCCGGTCCACCCGAACGACCACGTCAATCGCGGCCAATCCTCCAACGACGTGTTCCCCACCGCGATGCACATCGCGGTCTCGCGCGAGATCAACGATCTCCTTCTGCCGTCCCTGGAGCACCTGCACGACGCACTTCAGGCCAAGTCCGAGGCGTTCTCCGACATCGTCAAGATCGGCCGCACCCACCTGCAGGATGCGACGCCGGTCTCCCTCGGCCAGGAATTTTCGGGCTATGTCGCGCAGATCGCCCTCGGCACCGAGCGGGTGAAGGCGACGCTTCCGGGCGTGCTCGCCCTGGCGCAGGGCGGCACGGCGGTGGGCACCGGCCTCAACGCGCATCCGGACTTCGCCGAGAAATTCGCGGCCAAGGTCGCCGAACTGACCGGCCTGCCCTTCACCTCGGCCGCCAACAAGTTCGAGGCGCTGGCCACCCACGACGCCCTCGTCTTCACCCAGGGTTCGCTGTCCGCGCTGGCGGCGGGCCTGTTCAAGATCGCCCAGGACATCCGCCTGCTGGCATCCGGCCCGCGCTCGGGCCTCGGCGAATTGTCCCTGCCGGAGAACGAGCCGGGCTCCTCGATCATGCCGGGCAAGGTCAACCCGACCCAGTGCGAGGCGCTGACCATGGTCTGCGCCCAGGTGATCGGCAACGGCACCACGGTGAGCTTCGCCGGCTCCCAGGGCAATTTCGAGCTCAACGTGTTCAAGCCGGTCATCGCCAACGCGGTGCTGCAATCGATCCGCCTCATCGCCGACGCGGCCGTGAGCTTCGCCGACAATTGCGTCGTCGGCATCAAGGCCAACGAGGACAGGATCGCCGACCTGATGAGCCGCTCGCTCATGCTGGTGACGGCGCTCGCCCCCTCGATCGGCTACGACAAGGCCGCCGAGATCGCCAAGACCGCTCACAAGCGCGGCACCACCCTGAAGGAAGAGGCCCTGCGCCTCGGCTACGTCACGGAGGAGGAGTTCGACCGTGTCGTCCGCCCCGAGACGATGCTGGCGCCGAGCGTCGACTGA
- a CDS encoding cytochrome P450 yields the protein MPVDAATMEPDAPPRFRPSVPRPRREQAGLFAFLKAVRANPITTWLDEHFVEPVVAREGAMGRVTVVSDPALIRYLFVENAANYRKDDLQRRVLAPGLGNGLLTAEGEEWKLQRRTLAPIFSARHVLGFAAPMNEAGARIGRRLARRDATGIDVALEMTRVTLDVLERTIFTEGLSSDPDALGRAITRFLESVGPVDPMDVFGVPAFVPRIGRIRARPAIRFFEEVVNALIARRRGQLDAGTAPSDLLTLLLEAQDPETGKGLTDFEVRANIVTFIAAGHETTANALTWALYCLSQDHEARGLVEREVDAVEGDAFDADALPFTKAVMEETMRLFPPVPFMSRQAIAEDRIGRIKIPKGSLIMVAPYVLHRHRTLWDEPEAFMPERFLPENRALVQRFSYLPFGAGPRVCIGQSFSLQEAVIVLAHIARRARFTLAPGHAPVTPLQRVTLRPEHGLRMQVERRS from the coding sequence ATGCCTGTGGACGCCGCGACCATGGAGCCCGACGCACCGCCTCGCTTCCGTCCCTCGGTCCCGCGCCCCCGGCGCGAGCAGGCGGGGCTGTTCGCCTTTCTCAAGGCGGTGCGCGCCAACCCGATCACGACCTGGCTCGACGAGCATTTCGTGGAGCCGGTCGTGGCCCGCGAGGGCGCGATGGGGCGCGTCACCGTGGTCAGCGATCCGGCCCTGATCCGCTACCTGTTCGTCGAGAACGCCGCCAATTACCGCAAGGACGACCTGCAGCGCCGTGTCCTCGCGCCGGGCCTGGGAAACGGCCTTCTCACGGCGGAGGGCGAGGAGTGGAAGCTCCAGCGCCGCACGCTGGCGCCGATCTTCTCGGCCCGCCACGTCCTCGGATTCGCCGCCCCGATGAACGAGGCCGGCGCGCGGATCGGCCGCCGCCTCGCCCGGCGCGACGCCACCGGCATCGACGTGGCGCTGGAGATGACACGCGTCACCCTCGACGTGCTCGAACGGACGATCTTCACTGAAGGTCTGTCCAGCGATCCCGACGCCCTCGGCCGCGCGATCACGCGCTTCCTCGAATCCGTCGGCCCCGTGGACCCGATGGACGTGTTCGGCGTGCCCGCCTTCGTGCCGCGCATCGGCCGCATCCGGGCGAGGCCGGCGATCCGCTTCTTCGAGGAGGTGGTGAACGCGCTCATCGCCCGCCGCCGGGGCCAACTCGATGCCGGTACGGCACCGTCCGACCTGCTCACTCTGCTGCTTGAGGCGCAGGACCCGGAGACCGGCAAGGGCCTGACCGATTTCGAGGTGCGGGCCAACATCGTCACCTTCATCGCCGCGGGCCACGAGACCACCGCGAACGCGTTGACCTGGGCGCTCTACTGCCTGTCGCAGGACCATGAGGCGCGAGGCCTTGTCGAGCGCGAGGTCGATGCGGTTGAGGGCGATGCATTCGATGCCGATGCGCTCCCCTTCACCAAGGCGGTGATGGAGGAAACCATGCGGCTGTTCCCGCCGGTGCCGTTCATGAGCCGGCAGGCCATCGCCGAGGACCGGATCGGCCGGATCAAGATCCCGAAAGGCTCGCTGATCATGGTGGCGCCCTACGTGCTCCACCGCCACCGCACCCTCTGGGACGAGCCGGAGGCGTTCATGCCCGAGCGCTTCCTGCCCGAGAACAGGGCCTTGGTTCAGCGCTTCTCCTATCTGCCGTTCGGAGCGGGACCGCGCGTCTGCATCGGCCAGAGTTTCTCGCTGCAGGAGGCGGTGATCGTGCTGGCGCATATCGCCCGCCGCGCGCGTTTCACCCTGGCGCCGGGTCACGCCCCGGTGACGCCGCTGCAGCGCGTGACGCTGCGGCCCGAGCACGGTTTACGGATGCAGGTGGAGCGGCGGTCCTGA
- a CDS encoding SspB family protein — protein MADDLIRYDLLVQDALRGVVRKVLTDAARDGLAGEHHFYVSFRTEAPGVRMSQRLREKYPQDMTIVLQHQFWDLGVTEHSFEVGLSFSGVPERLLVPFDALSGFFDPSVQFGLKFDLNETVEEEAQDDAPQAPGAKNAPRGAASEPSEIMPKGKAVAAIGASVPKLLPAQGASQNLDKTEDGADGKPARPAAKKTEGGEASAEVVSLDAFRKKS, from the coding sequence ATGGCAGACGATCTGATCCGTTACGACCTTCTGGTTCAGGATGCCCTGCGCGGCGTCGTGCGCAAGGTTCTGACCGACGCGGCCCGAGACGGCCTCGCCGGAGAGCACCATTTCTACGTGTCGTTCCGGACGGAAGCGCCCGGCGTGCGGATGTCGCAGCGCCTGCGGGAGAAATATCCGCAGGACATGACCATCGTGCTCCAGCATCAGTTCTGGGATCTCGGGGTCACCGAGCATTCGTTCGAGGTCGGCCTGTCCTTCTCCGGCGTGCCAGAGCGGCTGCTCGTGCCGTTCGACGCGCTGAGCGGATTCTTCGATCCCTCGGTCCAATTCGGCCTCAAGTTCGATCTGAACGAGACGGTGGAAGAGGAAGCGCAGGACGATGCGCCGCAGGCACCGGGCGCCAAGAATGCGCCGCGCGGTGCGGCCTCGGAGCCGAGTGAGATCATGCCGAAGGGCAAGGCCGTCGCGGCCATCGGCGCCAGCGTTCCCAAGCTCCTGCCGGCCCAGGGGGCGAGCCAGAACCTCGACAAGACCGAGGATGGCGCCGACGGCAAACCCGCACGCCCGGCGGCCAAGAAGACCGAGGGCGGCGAGGCCAGCGCCGAAGTCGTCAGCCTCGACGCGTTCCGCAAGAAGAGCTGA
- a CDS encoding CPBP family intramembrane glutamic endopeptidase, with amino-acid sequence MLPASGGARPRRSSIGLAAIALRDALGLVLTTLLIMIVAAIVAMLIVRVGADILQGIDPLASEARRPRLYPQQLVLREVASDILRQGLIVAIVLVMSVRNAGSDWRRTLALTPVDAPGLASKRLFTIILLWPVLHILWVIGTADVFHMAFGRNVGLSPLLSRTGALAWLAFTIVLAPVAEELLMRGAMFERASRFLRPWGAILSTSALFALLHLQVGSVARAVSLIPLALMLGWLRWRTGRLWPCILLHVWSNLAVVIYLLWPGPA; translated from the coding sequence ATGCTGCCCGCGAGCGGCGGCGCGCGGCCGCGGCGCTCGTCGATCGGGCTCGCGGCGATCGCCCTGCGCGATGCCCTCGGCCTCGTTCTGACGACGCTGCTGATCATGATCGTCGCGGCGATCGTCGCCATGCTGATCGTGCGGGTCGGCGCGGATATCCTGCAGGGGATCGATCCGCTCGCCAGCGAGGCGCGCCGCCCACGGCTGTATCCGCAGCAACTCGTGCTGCGCGAGGTCGCAAGCGACATCCTGCGCCAAGGCCTGATCGTCGCCATCGTCCTCGTCATGTCGGTCCGGAACGCGGGATCGGACTGGCGCCGAACCCTGGCGCTCACACCCGTGGACGCCCCCGGCCTCGCCTCCAAGCGGCTCTTCACCATCATCCTGCTCTGGCCGGTCCTGCACATCCTGTGGGTGATCGGGACGGCGGATGTCTTCCACATGGCCTTCGGCCGCAATGTCGGCCTGTCGCCGCTGCTTAGCAGGACGGGCGCGCTGGCGTGGCTCGCCTTCACCATCGTGCTGGCGCCGGTGGCGGAGGAATTGCTGATGCGCGGCGCGATGTTCGAGCGCGCATCGCGCTTCCTCAGGCCGTGGGGTGCCATCCTCAGCACCTCGGCGCTGTTCGCGCTGCTGCACCTCCAGGTCGGCAGCGTCGCCCGCGCGGTCTCGCTGATTCCGCTGGCCCTGATGCTCGGTTGGCTGCGCTGGCGGACCGGGCGGCTGTGGCCCTGCATCCTGCTCCACGTCTGGAGCAACCTCGCCGTCGTCATCTATCTGCTGTGGCCGGGACCGGCCTGA
- a CDS encoding thymidylate synthase — MQAYHQLLERILSEGVRKDDRTGTGTLSVFGHQMRFDLAQGFPLVTTKQLHLRSIIHELLWFLTGDTNVRALQANGVTIWDEWADANGDLGPVYGRQWRSWAKPDGGAVDQIAWLVDEIRRNPDSRRLIVSAWNPADLDRMALAPCHCLFQFYVAEGRLSCQLYQRSADVFLGVPFNIASYALLTAMIAQVTGLIPGDFVHTLGDAHLYVNHLDQARLQLTREQRHLPRLALNRDIRSLFDFRFEDIAIENYVPHPAIRAPVAV; from the coding sequence ATGCAGGCCTATCATCAGCTACTCGAACGCATCCTCTCCGAGGGCGTGCGCAAGGACGACCGGACCGGAACGGGAACGCTCTCGGTCTTCGGCCACCAGATGCGCTTCGATCTCGCGCAGGGGTTTCCGCTCGTCACGACGAAGCAGCTGCATCTGCGCTCGATCATCCATGAATTGCTGTGGTTCCTCACCGGCGACACCAACGTTCGCGCGCTCCAGGCCAACGGGGTGACGATCTGGGACGAATGGGCCGACGCCAACGGCGATCTCGGCCCGGTCTATGGCCGGCAATGGCGCTCCTGGGCGAAGCCCGATGGCGGCGCGGTGGACCAGATCGCCTGGCTCGTGGACGAGATCCGGCGCAACCCGGATTCGCGCCGCCTCATCGTCTCGGCCTGGAACCCGGCCGATCTCGACAGGATGGCGTTGGCGCCCTGCCATTGCCTGTTCCAGTTCTACGTCGCCGAGGGCCGGCTCTCGTGCCAGCTCTACCAGCGTTCGGCCGATGTCTTCCTCGGCGTGCCGTTCAACATCGCCTCCTACGCGCTGCTCACCGCGATGATCGCCCAGGTGACGGGCCTGATTCCGGGCGACTTCGTCCATACGCTGGGCGACGCCCATCTCTACGTGAACCACCTCGATCAGGCGCGGCTTCAGCTCACCCGCGAGCAGCGCCACCTGCCGCGCCTCGCGCTGAACCGCGACATCCGCTCGCTCTTCGATTTCCGTTTTGAGGACATCGCCATCGAGAATTACGTGCCGCATCCCGCCATCCGCGCGCCGGTGGCCGTCTGA
- a CDS encoding dihydrofolate reductase, whose translation MAAASHRPRISLIAAVARNGVIGRDNGLIWRLGSDLRRFKALTMGKPVLMGRKTYDSIGRPLPGRRIVVLTRDRSLTIPAVTMVHDWAGALAAAGDAEELMVAGGGEIYALALPQADRIHFTEVETSPDGDTVFPAFDRRDFREVARVAQPPGERDECAFAFVDLERVR comes from the coding sequence ATGGCCGCTGCATCCCACCGCCCCCGCATCAGCCTCATCGCCGCAGTCGCCCGCAACGGCGTCATCGGCCGCGATAACGGCCTGATCTGGCGCCTCGGCAGCGACCTGCGCCGGTTCAAGGCGCTGACCATGGGAAAACCGGTCCTGATGGGCCGCAAGACCTACGATTCCATCGGCCGGCCTCTGCCCGGCCGGCGCATCGTCGTTCTCACCCGCGATCGCTCGCTCACGATCCCCGCCGTGACCATGGTCCACGATTGGGCGGGCGCCCTCGCGGCGGCCGGCGACGCCGAGGAACTGATGGTCGCCGGCGGCGGCGAGATCTATGCCCTGGCGCTGCCGCAGGCCGACCGCATCCACTTCACCGAGGTCGAGACCAGCCCGGACGGCGACACGGTGTTCCCGGCCTTCGACAGGCGCGACTTCCGTGAGGTCGCGCGCGTCGCGCAACCGCCCGGCGAGAGGGATGAATGCGCCTTCGCATTCGTTGATCTGGAACGGGTGCGGTAA
- the hflK gene encoding FtsH protease activity modulator HflK — protein sequence MPWSNQSGGGGGNGGGPWGRGGGGNGGGGGPWGSGGGGGGGGKTPPDLEEILRRGQDRLRGIMPGGSMGGGKGVAIAGGIVVLIWLATGIYTVAPQQVGIETIFGRYTNTTGQGPHYNFPYPVGAVTKPNVGQVNSIQIGYRAGVGSQSRSRDLPEESLMLTGDENIVDLDFEVQWRINPLKASDFVFNLENPEGTIKAISESAMREVIGRRNIQAILTNEQSSVAQEVKEITQKALDEYGAGVRIEVVQLVAVNPPPDVRPAFIDVNAAQQDAERAQNEARTYASREVPQARGKASQIVQAAEAYKTQATADATGQAARFQQVYESYKLAPAVSRERIFLETMERVLGSVNKVIIDQNGTGVAGGSNGAGVVPVLPLSEFGSRTNSTGAAR from the coding sequence ATGCCTTGGAGCAATCAAAGCGGCGGCGGTGGCGGCAACGGGGGAGGGCCCTGGGGCCGTGGCGGCGGCGGCAATGGAGGCGGGGGCGGCCCGTGGGGTAGCGGCGGTGGCGGCGGCGGCGGCGGCAAGACGCCTCCGGACCTCGAAGAAATCCTCCGTCGCGGCCAGGACCGCCTGCGCGGCATCATGCCCGGCGGCTCCATGGGCGGCGGCAAGGGCGTGGCGATCGCCGGCGGCATCGTCGTGTTGATCTGGCTCGCGACCGGCATCTACACCGTCGCGCCGCAGCAGGTCGGCATCGAGACCATCTTCGGCCGCTACACCAACACCACCGGTCAGGGCCCGCATTACAACTTCCCCTATCCGGTCGGCGCCGTCACGAAGCCGAACGTCGGGCAGGTGAACAGCATCCAGATCGGCTATCGCGCCGGCGTAGGATCCCAGTCCCGCTCGCGCGACTTGCCCGAAGAGAGCCTGATGCTCACGGGAGACGAGAACATCGTCGATCTCGATTTCGAGGTGCAGTGGCGGATCAATCCGCTGAAGGCGTCGGACTTCGTCTTCAACCTCGAAAATCCCGAAGGAACGATCAAGGCAATCTCCGAGAGCGCCATGCGCGAGGTAATCGGCCGCCGCAACATCCAGGCGATCCTCACCAACGAGCAGTCGAGCGTGGCCCAGGAGGTCAAGGAGATCACCCAGAAGGCGCTCGACGAATACGGCGCTGGCGTCCGGATCGAGGTGGTCCAGCTCGTCGCGGTGAACCCGCCGCCGGATGTCCGTCCTGCCTTCATCGACGTCAACGCCGCCCAGCAGGACGCTGAGCGCGCGCAGAACGAAGCTCGGACCTATGCGAGCCGCGAGGTTCCGCAGGCTCGCGGTAAGGCGTCGCAGATCGTCCAGGCCGCCGAGGCCTACAAGACCCAGGCGACGGCGGACGCGACCGGTCAGGCCGCGCGGTTCCAGCAGGTCTACGAATCCTACAAGCTCGCACCGGCGGTCAGCCGCGAGCGTATCTTCCTCGAAACGATGGAGCGGGTCCTGGGCTCGGTCAACAAGGTCATCATCGACCAGAACGGCACCGGCGTCGCCGGCGGCTCGAACGGCGCGGGTGTCGTCCCCGTGCTGCCGCTGTCCGAATTCGGTAGCCGCACCAACAGCACGGGAGCCGCCCGATGA
- a CDS encoding protease modulator HflC — MNGSALRTGGLILVAILAVAIYASVFTVGQMQQALVIQFGRVRTVLNQTGTEKPGLYFKVPFIENVVLFDKRVLDLDLPVQTLLTADRQNLEVDAFARYRIVDPLRFYQSANNVLRANTLLASFTNSALRNVLARSTRDAIVRTERSHLMNVIQGDVNTQAKELGVEIVDLRMTRVDLPAQNSSAVYKRMITERNREAADIRANGDQISATIKAKADRDVTVVLSEANQTAETLRGQGDGDKNRILVEAFGKDPDFFAFYRSMQAYETGLKGPDTRLVINPNSDFFRYFNDPQGRAPATAPRASGSANTGMTTGTVP; from the coding sequence ATGAACGGTTCCGCTCTCCGTACCGGCGGCCTCATCCTGGTGGCGATCCTCGCCGTCGCGATCTACGCCTCGGTCTTCACCGTCGGGCAAATGCAGCAGGCGCTGGTGATCCAGTTCGGCCGTGTCCGCACCGTGCTCAACCAGACAGGCACCGAGAAGCCCGGCCTCTACTTCAAGGTTCCGTTCATCGAGAACGTCGTTCTGTTCGACAAGCGCGTGCTCGACCTCGACCTGCCGGTCCAGACGCTCCTGACTGCCGACCGTCAGAACCTCGAAGTCGATGCCTTCGCACGCTACCGCATCGTCGATCCGCTGCGCTTCTACCAGTCGGCCAACAACGTCCTGCGCGCCAACACGCTTCTGGCGAGCTTCACCAACTCGGCCCTGCGCAACGTGCTCGCCCGCTCGACCCGCGACGCCATCGTGCGGACCGAGCGTTCGCACCTGATGAACGTCATCCAGGGCGACGTGAACACCCAGGCGAAGGAACTCGGCGTCGAGATCGTCGATCTGCGCATGACCCGCGTCGATCTTCCCGCCCAGAACTCCAGCGCCGTCTACAAGCGGATGATCACCGAGCGGAACCGCGAGGCCGCCGATATCCGCGCGAACGGTGACCAGATCTCGGCGACGATCAAGGCGAAGGCCGACCGTGACGTGACGGTCGTCCTGTCCGAGGCCAACCAGACCGCCGAGACCCTGCGAGGCCAGGGCGACGGCGACAAGAACCGCATCCTCGTCGAGGCTTTCGGCAAGGACCCGGATTTCTTCGCCTTCTATCGGTCGATGCAGGCGTATGAGACGGGTCTGAAAGGCCCCGATACGCGCCTCGTGATCAACCCGAACTCGGATTTCTTCCGCTACTTCAACGATCCGCAGGGTCGTGCTCCGGCCACCGCGCCGCGGGCGTCCGGTTCGGCGAATACGGGTATGACGACCGGCACGGTTCCCTGA